One Fusobacterium nucleatum genomic window carries:
- a CDS encoding electron transport complex subunit E, producing the protein MKKLGVLTAGIFKENPVFVLMLGLCPTLGVTSSAINGFSMGLAVIAVLACSNGLISLFKKFIPDEVRIPAFIMIIATLVTVVDMVMNAYTPDLYKVLGLFIPLIVVNCIVLGRAESFASKNGVIDSILDGIGSGIGFTLSLTFLGSIREILGNGSVFGISLVPTNFTPALIFILAPGGFITIGMIMACINIKKERDAKKKKVTKK; encoded by the coding sequence ATGAAAAAATTAGGAGTACTTACAGCTGGAATATTTAAAGAAAACCCAGTATTTGTTTTAATGTTAGGACTTTGTCCTACTCTTGGGGTAACAAGTAGTGCAATAAATGGTTTTTCAATGGGGCTTGCAGTTATAGCTGTACTTGCATGTTCAAATGGTTTAATATCTCTTTTTAAGAAATTTATACCAGATGAAGTTAGAATACCTGCATTTATAATGATAATAGCTACACTTGTTACAGTAGTTGATATGGTTATGAATGCTTATACACCTGACTTATATAAGGTATTAGGATTATTCATACCTTTAATAGTTGTTAACTGTATAGTTCTTGGAAGAGCAGAAAGTTTTGCATCTAAAAATGGAGTTATTGATTCTATACTTGATGGTATTGGATCTGGAATAGGATTTACTTTATCTTTAACTTTTTTAGGTTCAATAAGAGAAATTTTAGGAAATGGTTCAGTATTTGGAATTTCATTAGTTCCTACTAACTTTACACCTGCTTTAATATTTATATTAGCACCTGGTGGATTTATAACAATAGGTATGATAATGGCTTGTATAAATATTAAAAAAGAAAGAGATGCAAAGAAAAAGAAGGTGACTAAAAAATGA
- a CDS encoding RnfABCDGE type electron transport complex subunit G: protein MENRYIHFGIVLGLIAAISAGLLGGVNDFTSKVIAENTKKIVNAARIEVLPEASDFKEEEAKEVEGIQYIPGFNAAGEVVGYVASVTEPGYGGDINFVVGINNDAKITGLNVVTSSETPGLGAKINEKEWQEHWIGKDATYEFNKSVDAFAGATISPKAVYTGVIKALNTYQNEVSK from the coding sequence ATGGAAAATAGATATATACATTTTGGGATCGTCCTTGGTCTAATAGCAGCTATATCAGCTGGATTACTTGGAGGAGTTAATGATTTCACAAGTAAAGTTATAGCAGAAAATACTAAGAAAATAGTTAATGCTGCAAGAATAGAAGTTTTACCAGAAGCTTCTGATTTCAAAGAAGAAGAAGCAAAAGAAGTAGAAGGTATCCAATATATACCAGGATTTAATGCTGCAGGAGAAGTAGTAGGTTATGTTGCATCAGTTACAGAACCTGGTTATGGTGGAGATATTAATTTTGTTGTGGGAATAAATAATGATGCTAAAATAACAGGACTAAATGTAGTTACTAGTTCAGAAACTCCTGGATTAGGAGCAAAAATTAATGAAAAAGAATGGCAAGAACATTGGATAGGAAAAGACGCTACTTATGAATTTAATAAGTCAGTAGATGCTTTTGCTGGAGCTACAATATCTCCTAAAGCTGTGTATACAGGAGTTATAAAGGCATTAAATACTTATCAAAATGAGGTGAGTAAATAA
- a CDS encoding RnfABCDGE type electron transport complex subunit D has protein sequence MSTILKTGPAPHIRTAETVESVMYDVVIALIPAFAMAIYTFGVRALILTSVSVLTCILTEYLCQKALKRDIEAFDGSAILTGILFAFVVPAIMPLQYVVVGNIVAITLGKMVYGGLGHNIFNPALVGRAFVQASWPVAITTFAFDGKAGATVLDAMKRGIPLSDALIENTNQYVDAFLGQMGGCLGETSSLALLLGGAYLIYKKHIDWKLPATIIGTVFVLTWAMGADPLMQIFSGGLFLGAFFMATDMVTSPTTSKGRVVFGLGLGILISLIRMKGGYPEGTAYAILIMNGVVPLIDRYIRPKKFGGVSKNGK, from the coding sequence GTGAGTACAATTTTAAAAACAGGACCAGCTCCTCATATTAGAACAGCAGAAACTGTTGAGTCAGTAATGTATGATGTTGTTATAGCCTTGATACCAGCATTTGCTATGGCTATATACACATTTGGTGTGAGAGCTTTGATACTAACTTCCGTATCAGTTTTGACTTGTATACTTACAGAATATTTATGTCAAAAAGCTTTAAAAAGAGATATAGAAGCATTTGATGGAAGTGCTATACTAACAGGTATATTATTTGCATTTGTGGTTCCTGCTATAATGCCTTTACAATATGTGGTAGTTGGAAATATAGTTGCAATAACATTAGGTAAAATGGTTTATGGTGGTTTAGGACATAATATCTTCAACCCAGCTTTAGTAGGAAGAGCATTTGTTCAAGCATCTTGGCCAGTAGCAATAACAACTTTTGCTTTTGATGGAAAAGCAGGAGCAACAGTTTTGGATGCTATGAAAAGAGGAATTCCACTATCAGATGCATTGATAGAAAATACTAACCAATATGTAGATGCTTTTTTAGGGCAAATGGGAGGGTGTTTAGGAGAAACTTCTTCTTTGGCTCTATTACTTGGAGGAGCATATTTAATTTATAAGAAACATATAGATTGGAAACTTCCTGCTACTATAATAGGAACAGTATTTGTTTTAACTTGGGCAATGGGAGCAGATCCTTTGATGCAAATATTCTCAGGAGGATTATTCTTAGGAGCTTTCTTTATGGCAACTGATATGGTTACAAGCCCAACAACTTCAAAAGGTAGAGTAGTTTTTGGATTAGGGTTAGGAATTTTAATTTCTTTGATAAGAATGAAAGGTGGATATCCAGAAGGAACAGCATATGCTATTTTAATAATGAATGGTGTAGTTCCTTTAATTGATAGATATATAAGACCTAAAAAGTTTGGAGGGGTGAGCAAAAATGGAAAATAG
- the rsxC gene encoding electron transport complex subunit RsxC, translated as MTFFGFRGGVHPPENKIQTEHLPIEKLESPDEIFVPLLQHIGAPLNPIVNVGDRVLKGQKIADAEGLAVPVHSPVSGTVTKIESRAFPLSGKVMTIFIENDKKEEWAELSKIKNWEEADKKALLDIIREKGIVGIGGATFPTHVKLNPPPNTKIDSLILNGAECEPYLNSDNRLMLENPKSIVEGIKIIKKILNVSDVYVGIEDNKPEAIESMRKATEGTDIKIVPLKTKYPQGGEKQLIKSILDRQVPSGQLPSAVGVVVQNTGTAAAIYEAVVNGKPLIEKVVTVSGKAIKNPKNVKVAIGTPFSYILDHCGVNREEMARLVMGGPMMGLAQMTEDATVIKGTSGLLALTNEEMRPYKTKACISCSKCVSACPMGLAPLMFDRLAAAKEYEEMAVHNLMDCIECGSCAYICPANRPLAEAIKTGKAKLRAKKK; from the coding sequence ATGACATTTTTTGGTTTCAGAGGTGGAGTTCATCCCCCTGAAAATAAAATACAAACAGAACATTTACCAATTGAAAAATTGGAATCTCCAGATGAAATTTTTGTTCCTCTTTTACAACATATAGGAGCTCCTTTAAATCCTATTGTAAATGTAGGGGATAGAGTTTTAAAAGGACAAAAGATTGCAGATGCAGAAGGTTTAGCGGTACCTGTTCATTCACCAGTGAGTGGAACTGTTACTAAAATTGAAAGTCGTGCTTTCCCATTATCAGGAAAAGTTATGACAATTTTCATTGAAAATGACAAAAAAGAAGAGTGGGCAGAACTAAGTAAAATTAAAAATTGGGAAGAAGCAGATAAAAAAGCCTTGCTTGATATTATTAGGGAAAAAGGTATTGTTGGTATAGGAGGAGCTACTTTCCCAACTCATGTAAAATTAAATCCTCCACCTAACACAAAAATAGATAGTTTGATTTTAAATGGTGCAGAATGTGAGCCTTATTTAAATTCGGACAATAGACTTATGTTAGAAAATCCAAAATCAATAGTAGAAGGAATTAAAATTATTAAAAAGATTTTAAATGTTTCTGATGTTTATGTGGGAATAGAAGATAATAAACCTGAAGCTATTGAATCTATGAGAAAAGCAACAGAAGGAACAGATATAAAAATTGTTCCATTAAAAACAAAATATCCACAAGGAGGAGAAAAACAACTTATTAAATCAATTTTAGATAGACAAGTTCCATCTGGACAACTTCCATCAGCAGTTGGTGTTGTTGTACAAAATACAGGAACAGCAGCAGCTATATATGAAGCTGTTGTAAATGGAAAACCTTTAATTGAAAAAGTTGTTACAGTATCTGGAAAGGCTATTAAAAATCCTAAAAACGTAAAAGTTGCAATAGGAACACCTTTCTCATATATTTTAGATCACTGTGGAGTAAACAGAGAAGAAATGGCAAGATTAGTTATGGGAGGTCCTATGATGGGACTTGCTCAAATGACAGAAGATGCCACTGTAATAAAAGGTACATCAGGGCTTTTAGCTCTAACTAATGAGGAAATGAGACCATACAAGACAAAAGCTTGTATAAGCTGTTCTAAGTGTGTTTCTGCATGTCCTATGGGGCTTGCACCACTTATGTTTGATAGATTAGCTGCTGCAAAAGAATATGAAGAAATGGCAGTTCATAATCTAATGGATTGTATAGAATGTGGTTCTTGTGCTTATATTTGTCCTGCTAATAGACCTTTAGCTGAGGCTATTAAAACAGGAAAAGCTAAATTAAGAGCTAAAAAAAAGTAG
- the pth gene encoding aminoacyl-tRNA hydrolase produces the protein MKVVIGLGNPGKKYEKTRHNIGFIAVDNLRKKMNISDEREKFQALVSEKNIDGEKVIFLKPQTFMNLSGNSVIEIVNFYKLDPKKDIIVIYDDMDLSFGDIRIREKGSSGGHNGIKSIISHIGEEFIRIKCGIGAKEKGAVEHVLGEFNQTEQKDLDKILEKINNCVIEMLTVQNLDRIMQKYNKKKEKLK, from the coding sequence ATGAAAGTTGTTATTGGTTTAGGAAATCCAGGTAAAAAATATGAAAAGACAAGACATAATATAGGTTTCATTGCTGTTGATAATTTAAGAAAAAAAATGAATATAAGTGATGAAAGAGAAAAATTTCAAGCTCTTGTAAGCGAAAAAAATATAGATGGAGAAAAAGTTATATTTTTAAAACCTCAAACCTTTATGAACCTAAGTGGAAACTCAGTTATAGAGATTGTGAATTTTTATAAATTAGACCCTAAAAAAGATATTATTGTTATCTATGATGATATGGATTTATCTTTTGGAGATATTAGAATTAGAGAAAAGGGAAGCTCTGGTGGACACAATGGAATAAAATCTATAATTTCTCATATAGGAGAAGAGTTCATCAGGATAAAGTGTGGTATAGGTGCAAAAGAAAAAGGTGCTGTTGAACATGTCTTAGGAGAGTTTAATCAGACTGAACAAAAAGACTTAGATAAAATTTTAGAAAAAATTAATAACTGTGTTATAGAAATGCTAACTGTTCAAAATTTAGATAGGATTATGCAGAAGTATAATAAGAAAAAAGAAAAACTAAAATAA
- a CDS encoding serine kinase: MECKKIKKVYMLYHINERKDEKLIGFLSSKEKAENIIKELVEKPGFRDCPNGFKIKTMIIGKDYYTKGFKSKCAPKDE, from the coding sequence ATGGAATGTAAAAAAATAAAGAAAGTTTATATGTTGTATCATATAAATGAAAGAAAAGATGAAAAATTAATAGGTTTTTTATCAAGTAAAGAAAAAGCTGAGAATATAATAAAAGAATTGGTAGAAAAACCTGGATTTAGAGACTGTCCTAATGGTTTTAAGATAAAAACAATGATAATAGGGAAAGATTATTATACAAAAGGTTTTAAATCAAAGTGTGCTCCTAAAGATGAATAA